A genomic segment from Vidua macroura isolate BioBank_ID:100142 chromosome Z, ASM2450914v1, whole genome shotgun sequence encodes:
- the LRRC19 gene encoding LOW QUALITY PROTEIN: leucine-rich repeat-containing protein 19 (The sequence of the model RefSeq protein was modified relative to this genomic sequence to represent the inferred CDS: substituted 1 base at 1 genomic stop codon) has protein sequence MIPLRSNXKAPNMKLYWLVIWAGTLFLNPVTADCNITSQTVACEESAKNLFTISLNLFQNVTKLSLKNNKITLEDHDKEILGHFINLSELHLNENNITVLNNNSFYNLKNLITLDISNNSISTVHKAAFAGLNQLSVLNLSYNMIAQLDSDIFTSLESLTVLNLQYNFLKYFHIKSSFKLIKIVLAGNPWICSCDLLDLQIWLTASNVTLENDSNTTCTFPNMEKISIKMAAIQPADCKIEKTPLENTVTSTPAVNLRSSALTAPTPNHITGNNGTHAELPFVGKSWTFLAGVLGFVLGTTLLIFTAVKCPAWYHYLISYRHCRLEENDSEMFEQEFSADMSPYPSIVGTSSEEPIVVFEKVHAYGDEEDGFIEDKYIDIYVNKELNVLNNGC, from the exons ATGATACCTCTCAGAAGCAACTGAAAG GCTCCAAACATGAAACTCTATTGGCTTGTGATCTGGGCTGGAACACTGTTTTTGAATCCAGTCACTGCTGACTGCAACATTACATCCCAAACT GTTGCTTGTGAGGAGTCTGCAAAGAACCTCTTTACTATCTCCCTCAACCTTTTTCAAAATGTTACTAAATTAAGCctcaaaaacaataaaatcacTTTAGAAGATCATGACAAAGAGATTCTTGGACATTTCATTAACCTCAGTGAACTTCATCTGAATGAAAACAACATTACTGTACTGAACAATAACAGCTTCTACAATCTGAAAAATCTCATAACTCTGGATATTAGCAACAATTCTATTAGTACAGTTCATAAAGCAGCATTTGCAGGATTGAATCAACTCTCAGTGTTGAATCTATCCTATAACATGATTGCTCAACTGGATTCAGATATATTTACTTCTCTAGAAAGTCTGACAGTTTTAAATCTACAGtataattttctgaaatattttcatataaaatcaTCTTTTAAACTGATTAAAATTGTTTTAGCTGGAAACCCATGGATCTGCTCCTGTGATCTCCTTGACTTACAGATATGGCTAACTGCCTCCAATGTGACATTGG AAAATGACAGCAACACTACATGTACATTCCCAAACATGGAAAAAATCTCCATCAAGATGGCAGCTATCCAACCAGCTGACTGCAAAATTGAAAAGACTCCTTTAGAAAACACTGTAACTTCCACTCCTGCTGTTAATCTTAGAAGTAGTGCCTTAACAGCTCCGACTCCAAACCACATCACTGGAAACAATGGAACTCATGCAG agttacCATTTGTTGGCAAAAGTTGGACCTTCCTAGCAGGTGTCCTAGGGTTTGTCCTAGGCACTACACTACTGATTTTTACTGCTGTAAAATGCCCAGCATGGTATCACTACTTGATCAGCTACCGTCACTGTCGTCTGGAAGAAAATGACTCAGAGATGTTTGAACAGGAGTTCTCAGCTGACATGAGTCCTTATCCTTCAATAGTGGGTACAAGCAGTGAAGAACCCATTGTAGTATTTGAGAAAGTTCATGCATATGGAGATGAAGAAGATGGATTTATTGAGGATAAATACATTGATATTTATGTAAACAAGGAGCTTAATGTCTTAAACAATGGATGTTGA
- the IFT74 gene encoding intraflagellar transport protein 74 homolog isoform X2, with amino-acid sequence MASGSRPPTARSASRAGIGLNSSSRPASSSRTPSAGRIGTAMPPSTARPGSRSGSLTPGGVLSSQIKVADRPVTQQGLSGIKTAMKGPQRQIMDKTYYLGVLRSKTNELAIEINKLQEELEMYKQEKSVYLSYEKRAEALAGEIKDFQGQLADYNMVVDILNTSTDMAEVIRDYNMLKVQNDRDTQNIDKIFTERQATEKLIQAVEEDIEHEKVVADDIMKDMSQENQAKYLEIKAANEKLSQELVVQQQELDALNVKEESLRAEIGHSGVKQEAVQLYEKLHELKERRDRMIAEDKNMESPQEERGRLLKQVKDDSQKIASMERQLAEVKEKIDYFKKVIQQLDTDLENHRGEENWKYKELKKREESMDRDSLQKKLVCYSAKGKMVSKHAMEVQGI; translated from the exons ATGGCCAGCGGTAGCAGACCTCCCACAGCTCGTTCTGCTTCAAGAGCAGGAATAGGGCTGAACTCTTCATCAAGGCCTGCCTCTTCATCAAGGACTCCATCAGCAGGCAGAATAGGAACAGCG ATGCCTCCTAGTACAGCAAGACCTGGTTCTCGTAGTGGTTCTTTGACTCCTGGAGGAGTCTTATCATCTCAGATTAAAGTTGCAGACCGTCCAGTGACTCAACAGGGATTAAGTGGAATAAAAACTGCAATGAAAG GTCCTCAGAGACAGATAATGGATAAAACATACTACCTCGGTGTGCTGAG aagtaaaacaaatgaaCTTGCAATAGAAATTAACAAGCTGCAGGAAGAATTAGAAATGTACAAGCAAGAGAAATCTGTCTATTTATCCTATGAAAAACG GGCAGAGGCTTTAGCTGGTGAAATCAAAGATTTTCAAGGTCAACTAGCTGACTACAACATG GTTGTGGATATACTTAACACCAGTACAGATATGGCAGAAGTGATCCGTGATTACAATATG ttaaaggTTCAGAATGACCGAGACACTCAGAATATAGATaaaattttcacagaaagacAAGC cacagaaaagttAATTCAAGCTGTAGAAGAAGATATCGAGCATGAAAAGGTTGTGGCAGATGACATAATGAAAGACATGTCACAGGAAAATCAAGCTAAATATCTGGAGATAAAAGCTGCTAATGAGAAACTCTCCCAG GAATTGGTTGTTCAACAGCAGGAACTGGATGCACTAAATGTAAAGGAAGAGAGTCTAAGGGCT GAAATAGGACATTCTGGGGTGAAACAGGAAGCTGTGCAGTTGTATGAAAAGCTTCATGAGCTCAAGGAACGTCGAGATCGAATGATTGCTGAGGATAAGAACATGGAATCTCCACAGGAGGAAAGAGGGAGATTACTAAAGCAG GTTAAAGATGATAGTCAAAAAATTGCAAGCATGGAAAGACA GTTGgcagaagtaaaagaaaaaatagattattttaaaaaggtcaTTCAACAACTTGATACGGATCTGGAGAACCATCGAG GGGAAGAAAATTGGAAATACAAGGAGTtgaagaagagggaagaaagcATGGACA GAGACAGCTTACAAAAAAAGTTGGTTTGTTACTcagcaaaagggaaaatggTCAGTAAACATGCCATGGAGGTTCAAGGGATATAA